Within Gouania willdenowi chromosome 24, fGouWil2.1, whole genome shotgun sequence, the genomic segment ATTAGTTGAACACTAGTGGAAACATGAGGAAAGTGATGGACTAACAGGAAAAAGAAGCAGGAATGCAAAAATTTAAATAggaactagaatatttgcatttcctgaaaaatatgcaagtgaggatgcaggtacTGGCCCACATTggactgcattagcttagcattaacctagcgttaacattgacctagcattagcattaaccaaacaaatgcattagcctaacaatcacaatagcctagcattagcattaccctagcaattgtattagcctagcattagcctagcatcagcgttagcctagcattagcattaacctagcgttaacattagcctagcattaacctaacgttaacattagcctaatgttagcaatagcattagcctaacaatcgcattagattagcattagcctagcgatagcattatcctagcattagcattaaaatagtgttagcaatagcattaaactagcaatagcattaaccttgctttagcaatagcctagtattagcattaacctagcattaacattcgcCAAGCATTAACAGCACtgacctatcattagcattcacTGAGCAATAGCAACAACTTAGAAATAGCTTAATATTAGCAATTAGGTTGAAAAAAAGtagaaatgggttgaaaaagttcataaaagttaaaatgggttgaaaaaggtgaaataagttgaaatgggttgaaaaaggtggaaaaaggttgaaaagagttgaaaaaggttgaaaaaggtgaaaaaagttGGAAACAGATTGGAaaattgaaaaaggttgaaaagggttgaaaaaggtaaaaaaaggttgaaataacttgaaaaaggtgaaaaaagttAGTAGCTGAACATGGAGAAGGTTGAATGGTCTgaatcagttgaagaatggcaggggatgaaggggttaaaagtaGAAAAGGCTCAAATATCCAATAAAAGTGGATCAGAGCAAAAAGTTGCACACAATaactgaaaaagttgaaaagttacaaattaaaaaagcaataGCATACCAGTTGGGAATTATCTGAACAATTCGAATCAAAATCGaacaaacggtgtaggaggacTAGCGGCAGAcgaaagaagaacaaaacactgtatataataataacaataataataaaggtcaCGGATAACAATAATGATGCctactgcatcctcactaagAAATCAACCTATCATGACCaaccaaatattaaataatgactaAACCAGGATGTACAGGAACAAGATATAAACTCAATTGAACCAATAACCAACAAGTCTAAAGCCATAACCTAATGAGCTACAAACCAACTAATCATTTCATTAAAACGTGAAtcctaaacaaaataaatccccAAACAAACCAACAGAGCCATATTGTGACATGTCTGTAGCTTTAGCCTAAAGGAGTTATTTCTTTAACATCTTTAGTTTATGACGGAGGGAGCGAAGAGGAAACTGTGGGTGGACGCAGTGGGTGACTCACACTCTCCAAACTCATGAGCACTTTTTATGTGCCCCTGAgcaaagaagaaaatgtaataCAAAAGTTTTTCCTTCAATCTTTAAAAACTCGAGATCATTATTTAAGGAAcagataaaaaacattttttttttttttttggtcttacCTTATATGTTCTATGAGCATGTTGAATGTGctcaatattttattattctgaccaatcacaaagcTCTGGGCAAGTTGTGCTTTTAGAGAATCCATCTCCAATGCATATCAGACTCCTTATCCACCTAACACAAGTATTggataacaacaataacacaatgaATACAATAATCTCAGCTTGTGTGTGTGGCTTTTTTGTTCATTGTACATTGGTAAGAACACATTGcacccttttcaaaacaaagagGGAGAAAGTACATCAGTAAATCAGAAAAAGAGATACTTAAAGAACATCTTTAATTAGATCTATTGTCAAGGGGTGAACGTGAATGGTGCAGGAAGAACTTCATTAGTTATGCAGTGAATTAATGAAAcaataatgtacaaaatgtcacaaaaatagCCTGTGTTGATTGGCAGGTCCAcggttttttattattttctctgCAGGTTAATTTAAATAGAGCTAAATTAGGAAGTAACTTTGTCCGAGTGTGTTGATGATGTAAATTATGCTAAGTTAGTTGTGTTACAattttgcttttaaaataagtgacattgttcctactaaaatatgcaaaaaccTGCCAACAAAACTACACTCATCATTTTCTGTTTGCTAATCATCTACTCAACtatgcaacaaaaataaaaaaaaaaaacaaaaaaatcatatttatttttttctgactaAACCCTTAAGCTGTTTTTGTTTAGCTTGTTTATATCTGCCAAATGCTGCTCTGAGTGGAACATAAGGCACTGAAGCTCTGCCATCCAACCATGGAAACCTATTTTATTAAGGGCCAACATCAGCGAATGCAGtttttgggagttttttttttattttttatttttgcacaaaaactCTTTTCATAATTTGAGATCATCAAGTGGACATTATCCGCTAAGGGGGTTATTGCTGCTCTGTAACACAGCTTTGTCACATGCGTCAAACAATTTGGGTCAGAAAATTGaaaatttgggaaaaaacaaaatgcacttTCAAGTCCACCCCAAAAAAACCACTAAAGtacaccatccatccatccatccatccattttctgatccAAAGTACACCAATGACCGTTCTCAGCTTGTTTACCTTTTGGCCaagtttttttctcttctctgaAAGTGGAAAATTTTGTCAAAGGCCAAATTGGTTACTATGGAAACCAATGGTGCTGAAGCATGAAAGGTAGTGATAATAAGGGTTAGCACGAGTGGACGAATGGACGAAAGTTTAACAGAATAAAACTTAATTCAGTGAGTTTTTACTCagaccagggttgggatcaattacatttttttgttacaattacgttttcaattacccatgttcaattacaagtaaagtgagtcaattacaattatgttatcAGTTACTAAAAGTTCAgttacagttaatcacaattactgagcctgaaagaaataacctaataaaagttaacttgtgttagctttctgttagcatttttCATTATAAAGGGTCctaatatatatagtatataactGCTTTCGTCCTgtactttgtttgtttgtttgtttgtttgggttttgtgtttctacttgtattgtttgacttgcaacaaaaaaaaaaaaaaaaaatagattttgaaGTTGATGAATTGATTCAAAATTGTGAATGATTAGAATCGCGATTCCTAAGTGAATCAATTtcgtcctaaatcagctgtaaaatgtaaaatacctTGTTAGACTCCCTAATCAATGGAAAcattggtattcatatttttagtgtgggcatctgagccttttttgcgtcggtataccccttgattcatttttttttttttttttttgggatatgggaaatgtgggaaagcttaatatggaacattttttaataattattaactacatatgtgtagaacggTGCatgaaactgtaacatggttccttagttttgtgtgtaattattgttgacaattttcatcaaattttcatggcaattacaattacaaagtatattatctaaactcaattacaatttcattacgattacgacagcaacaaaTTATTAGAATTGCACCATAATTtgaattcattatcaattatgcgtttagaattataattgaccccaaccctgactcaGACAGTTGATGTTTCTCTTCcactcatgtttttttttttttttttggctgatctACTTGCAGTTGAAGACCATTATGAATTAAGCTCTGCAATTCCTAATGCACAAAGGGCTCTATTCTCTCCATGTCtgttttttggctgtgtgctattctcgccctgtacttaagtcagtcactacGCGCTTTCATCCctgagcagccctgaaatgtgggtgttcccattcaaatctggctttacgcacaTTCTCCGATGTGCgcaagtccttttcctcttacgcgcttctaaccctggaacaAGTGctgcgccccgataaggtgaaacattatattgcactagaaatatggacttagttacatttgaagccacatggACTCGTGggtcactcagctgctgctggacaattaattaaaattctgaCAGATGCAgatttctgtccacgttggtcacagtgattcaactattttcatgtccaacgtaaagtcacagtttgatccactacagagggaaacaagctgtcatatgatGAGGAtagaccagaaactgttcccacacgtattatggaagccaatagttctgtttcactgcaaacatccctctgtattaaagcaggacactCTGCTGCCGCATTaattcctcatatctccagcgcatctaactcggtcacgctttacagtgatgacgatcaaaaaaagagattttaactgtgacagtcacactgcaataatctgatcaatgatctgatcaaatcaacctgttacattgtttatcaatgaaggcgtttcaaattaaaagtgaacttatcattatcacagatttcaatgacatttactaGCCATGTTACTactccatgttctgtgatttctaggcagcccaaaaaaataacatcaccgcctcctttccttcaacccgcctttattcacacatacgcgcttttggtctacctgacgcgcggtgggcgtgtcagcagcctggacagGAGAATACGCATAGAAGAGAAgcacgtaactgcaggcgccctaaaaagcgcttaagtccagacgggagaatagaccccaaaCTGAATAACGTGTTCACAGTACACGTGGAGCCACACCGGACACACGCGCTGGCACACACTTTGCCAGTATCGTTCATGCAAATAATATGGTTAGGTTTTGAAATGCACAGGGTCTGTTGAACCTGATGTAAAGCCATTTTTACATAAATAGAATCAGCAATCCATCTCACCATCAGACGTGCACCCACGTCCTGTCGCACGACTTCCACAATAATAAACGCCACATTACTGTGATGTACAGCGGGAGGCTGCGTCATTTAAAGGTTGCGCTGATGGGATCGCTAATAGAGCCGCCGGCCTTGACGCGTGAAATCTGACTCTAAAACTGTTTATGAAGCTGTGAACCCAGACATCAGCaaacccccccctccccctccctgatGAAGCCTGATGATTTATTCCCTAAGCTTCTAATGAATAGTCTTCACGCTGAACCATCGTGTTTAAAGCCGTTTTGGGAAAATGGTGAATCACAACCAAGCGACCAAGTACCAGTCAAATGTAGATCATTACTGGTGCTGCTGCAGTGTGgtaataatataaaaagaaatatatgtgactaattGTTAATGAAAGAAGCTTTGGTAATTAAGGCGGCAAAttaacagaaacacagaaatatcTAGTTGTGCAAAGCAAAACAACTTTGTTGAAAATACAAAgattaaaaagttatttttttatagaaatgtatgaTGTTATGAGTATTTTCTAATCATCAACAGTCACAAACATTTGTGAGTCATACTTTATCCACTCCAGACACTCTAGTTTCAATACATCCATTTGGTTTAGGTATAAGatatgtcgttttgtgtttcgACACATTTTGTACTGCAAACGGCGCAAAAACGTAGTCCACACGATTTTTGAagaatttactgtattttacgcTATACTGTGGCTTTAGCTtcagtttgaaaatttttcgactaatgcacattttattttcatattattcATTTAGTTGACGTAAAAGATCCATGGTTGGTTTTGTTTAACGGATCTTCTTTCTTTTGCATTTAAATGGCAGCGAGCcttctttttttccttgttgCCATAACAACCCAGTCATTTGTTCATGATTTCTTctattgaatatatatatattttgattaCCTTTCAGAATTGCAATTTAGGTTGATTTcctgattttacattttttttatgttttgtctgattgtttttttttgttttgtactttcAAGAAAAGCATCAAATTAAAGattttttgtgactttacaCCTTAATTTGGTTtaagtttttatcttttttgcttttatcattttcacatgtatatacagtatcatcTGAAAAAGAAGAAGCCAGTGCACAGCATCGAAGCTACAGTTCCTTAGCTGATAAGGAGCTACTGTTGCTTCAACCCCTTGAACAGGTTTTTCTCAGCACTAATTTGATCCCTGGGTGCTCACTGCTCAGGCTTAGCATGCACGCATCAAATTAGTGCAACCAAACGATTCGCGCTTATACAACTAACTcatccccccccaaaaaaaggcTTATAGAGTCACAGAAGTCCCTGATTCGCATCAAATCCACTGATTTAAAACTTGCATTTACGAGCAGCCAATTGTTTCTTTCAACGTCATTCAGGAAACCCAAATTTAGTGACATGCTGCAACTGAGGTGCAACGTGCTACTGAGCTGGCAGCTTTGTTATGTTTGTGAGTGTGGGCTGGATGAGGAGGCCATCTGCAACATCCCTCGTTTAATTTCCCTCTCAACAACCACAATGCTATCGTACAAATGGActtgcagggttggggtcgagtagaattgtaatcgcgtaattgttaattacaattatggcgtaattataactgtaattttaaaaatctgttgccgtcataatcgtaatgaaattgtaattgagtttagataattgataaACAGTCTAAGCATTGtagtgtaaatatgtatatatctgtatcctttattctttttctattattttttctgtttatattGCTTATTTATCTTCATTGCATCCCTCGGGTgtcttttgggtttttctgtgtgttgcttcctgttgtcttttttactgCACTTTATCTGATGCGAGTTGTCACGACAGTAAATTTTCCCACTGCGGGATCAATAAAGCTATATATCcatctatatatttattgtaatttctataaaaactgtcaattataatttaacgcaaaacaggggaaccatgttgcagttttatgtacagttctacacctAATGCAGttgacatttattaaaatatgttccatgtcaagctttcccacattttaccatttggaaaaaatacattcaaaaaaTATCTCAATCATTAAAGCAATATGAGAAACATTGCCTCctagaaatgaaaactaacaaattAAAATTACTCATTAAATAACCTTTTCAATAAAACCACCACGATCTGGTCTCTTTTaacccctctctctctctctgactttgCTGCTCTTTCAAAGCAGCATCTTGAACGATTCTGTCACTTGTGAATAAAACTACCGtatttaacaactgtaaagagcaactccttagctttcagaaacaggtagaatttctcagatagagcaaatattagtggAGTTACGGCCTCTTAAGTCAACaaagtggctatccgtacgtagctgtacggacaacccccccGGTGCTATTCGTACTTTGTTACCGGAAGTCGTGTGACCATTCCGTACATTTAAATCGGAGGAAAAAAGGGAGAACAAGCGATACACACACAAATTCACGGTGACAAGAAATTCAAATCCACTTCAGAAGGTtatggttagttagtccgtaacgtagtttagggttagggtgacGGTAGAAGTTAGGgctagttagtccgtaacgtagtttaggaatctacatagtaatagcaaacagaagtactggccaatgaggggcgctacgtatgaatatcacaacaattcatAAAGACATAGCATGTCCGTAACATTGTTTAGGAATCTATGCATTAACAGCAAACAGTAGTACAAGTACATCACTTGACCGTACACgttacctaaactggccaatgaggggcccTACGTACGAaaagaatgtcggtatattgatatgacaacgcacagatagccactgccttaaaatAACGTGTTCCTTGAGATGCGTTCAAGGTCCCTAGGAAATCCggataaattcattcatttgtaaAGTATCCCCGTACAGCTTGGACAAGACGTGAGAAGGACACGTTCGGGTATAACCGGACGCCTGGTTAccacggttggggtcaattataattgtaatcgtgtaatttataattacaatgacagcgtaattgtaattttaaaattatgttgctgtcgtaattgtaattaaatgaacttttaacaggttatttatttcaggctcagtaattgtgattaattgtaattgaacttaagtaaatgagaacgtaattgtctttctgagggtaaaaaaaaaccaattgtaatttaattgtaattagaaaaaatgctggtcactgtaataataattgaattgtaattgaaaattatACTGAAAAATTGAATTGACTCCAACTCCGTCTAAGACttgtatttataatttattttgctTCGTcgcaaaaaatcaaaaacaattcggcaaaatctttttttccccatttttgtGATTTCAAATTTTAATCAGAAAGCATAAGTTCTGGAGACGCTTGGATATAAATAACAAAAGTAATGAATGAAGACGCTGGCTGTTGCTTCTTTAGGTCATTGTGATGCCAAAAACAACAGTAGTGATCCAGGGTGGGCTGGGTACTCCCTTCATCTGTGTGTCTAAGACAATGCTCAGGTTGTGTTAATAATCTCTACAAACAGACACACCCTGTCAACCTCCATGTAAGTCTACATCTACTTGAGCTTTAGCATCAGTCTGCGGTTATATAAGTGGAGTGTCATCCCTTTAGGATTCATCTTTAGATGGAAACGACTGGACCGAACATGATGAGAGGTTCTGTCGCGCTGCTGTTTCTGCTACTTGGTCTTTGTAGCGCTGACCCTGACAGCGTAAGTGATGGATCGGCAAATCAACACATTGTTatgcaaaaatgtgaaaagacTTTAATGTGTGGttattgttctgtttgtttcTACAGGATCATAGTGGAGACAATGGTAAGCagtcagacatttttttctcaaatttgaGATATTGATTGAATGTTTTTGACTTGTAAAACATTGACTTTTCATTAGAGTTGCCTGTAGATGTGCCTCCTACAGAGGAAATTTCCACGACCATACTGAAAATGAACAACAGTAAGTTTTCACTTATATGATATAATATGTCCAGACCTAACACGCAACATGGATTAAATAAAGTTATACAAGAAAGCTTCCTTAGATTTGTTAGATGCACAACAAATACCAGTATATACACAATTGTGTGTGCATATTGCACGATAAATAGAGTAAAACTATGTAATgctttttctaattaaaataaactccttcaaaataaaagtcagactCATCGGCGTTAGTCCATAAAACATgacatggtgttttattttgaaggaacggGAAGTACACATGAAGTAAGTTGAAAAGCCATTCTTTCCTTTTATCTTTCAAAAAGTTTAGATATATCaatgtattgtttgattaataaatacacagttgaaaaaaacgttaatatatcttaacctttaaacataaatagCAAATAACTTTCAACTTACTCTCATATCCGAGGCAGCACATATTGGTTACGTTTTACGTTCTGATGTCGTTGAGTctgatgtcttttattttgaagcctgaggccgtgtcATTTAACAGCGTTTcatttgacggaggttttgctgaggcatgagtccgtttggtctgaCAAATGACAAGAGcttttcctgatacctcactctaaGACCTGCGGATGTCTTAAcccagatagcacgcatacTTCTGTCTCTGTTgctgaaaatatatttatgatcaTGACCtgtgtttctctttattttgtcctcacataataagctattcagtggtagtatattgttttttgttgttgttgttgttgtgatattgccatattcctatcagatttaagtaaatactcgactatggatatggagatctttatactaattgaatgatccgAGCTAAATACAAGTTAATATAAGCCGTAGAGAAGCtgcgctgagcatctttaatccatcgtcCAAACGCCGATATCTCTGCGAcgtctgcccaatgagcaaacgctctccataatacGTCTCGCCGATGCAACGTGTGCTATCAGGGAAAATGTACACCGTACTTTTTATGAAGAAACAAACTTTCTCTTTACTAATTTTCTACCAGATACAAGTGATTTTCTGCTTGAGGGAGACATTGTGCTTCCAAAAACCAGGAATGCCCTGAAATGTCTGAATAGAAAATTCAGCTGTTTGTGGCCAAAGCGTAATGGGAGAGTGGAGGTCCCTTACACTCTAGACGACAAATATGGTAAgcccttatatatatatatatagatttttcaACAAAGTGAACACTTCAATGTCTTGTAAACCATTAAGAACAAGGACAGTGCTGATGCAGGTGTATCTATCCCTGTAGATCAGACTGAGAAGGCTGACATTTTACGAGCAATGAAAGGCTTTGAATGGAAAACATGCATTCGCTTTATTCCTCGCTCCAGGCAGACGGGTTACTTAAGCATTGTGCCGAGATTTGGGTAAGTCCATGCCTAGAGTGCTGCTGTGTGTGGGGTCTGGATGGATAAATGGGTACTTAacatttattaagaaaaaaaaaaaaaatcaataataaattatGGTTGACACGAAGCTGCACAACAAAGGGTACTTAAGGCGCTTTAGAGGAAATACTGGTGGTATGGCTGAACAGAATTATTGTCTGCGAACAGTTTTGTAGTATTGCCGACTTCTACTTACTGCAGACAAAGGAAAAAGGAATATTTACATTGCCTCATAATTAATCTATTCAATGTAGCTACAACAATAAGCATTAAGATGTACAAATAACTACTCGTCTTTGATGAATCCAATGCTCAGGTGTTAATATCACACAGCTCCTGCTAATCAAGAGAAGAAGAATAACACCATCcacttttttatattaaatcaaAACCAATGTCAGAATGTAGGATTCAAATAAAATCATTGACTTCTGTTGCTTGTATTTAGAACTAGAGTGACCATGTTTTCATTTTCGGCAAAATACTCAACATTTTCTTGAATATACGTGGTAGcggcaaaagaaaaataaatgaataagttgttattgtccatacggtttgaaaaataatttctctCTTTAAAATGAAGCCTGAAATGCACTGTAACAATCCGTCCTTTGAAAATGTCATACATACCATCTTAAAATCTcttaattattaaaacaattCGAAACATTGCCTCTcagaaattaaaattataacaaaaaactcaaggcttacagaacagtaaataataatttaatatacacttcaataaataaccttttcaaTTCCATCCACTgctatttggtctcttttaatcCCTCTCTCGATCATTCTCTTGCACCactttctcttttcctcgtgtgcaacgacttcatcaaaacaaagcagcatctttaacttttcagatagagaaaatattgtatatattaacGTTTTCCAAGGTCCCTGGGAGACCCGGaaaatttcattaatttgtaaagtatctatgctttcactttgtgaaatataaatctagtttaactaACAtgcagtacaaaaaaaaaaaacaaaaaaaaaattaattaattctgaGCTCAAACATCATCAAAAACTACCAGTAATTCTAAAAAGAACACTATTTTGTAAATGAGTGGAAATAAACGCTAAATACTGTTTacttccacttatttacaaaatgagactcttTAAATGgtttgttatcactcatttatttcatcattaagctctatagttgttttaaatagttctttaatcaaaatgtagtcggacaaaggaggtacttggactcagaaataagagaaaagggggtacttaagccaaaaaagtttgagaaccactgggttaaaacattttgtctgtgctgcagctgctgtaaatatgaaatatactcACTGACGTTATCactgtttaattaaaaagagcaattttTAGAAACAAAATCCAAGCATCTTTTACCTGCTGTTAAAAAGATGCTTTTCTCGCTGACGGTTCCACATTCAGTCCCCTGGTGGGCCAACAGCGTGAAAATATTCCTCCTTAAGCAAAGTCAATTAAAGTTTGAATGTACACACATGGTGGTGGTGTCAATTTTTCTAACTGATTAATCGCTCATGGAGTTGTATATCGCATACTAACATATCTATTTCTTCTTCATACCCAGTTGCTCCTCTTTAGTCGGTTACTTGGGGGACAAACAAATGGTGTCCTTGCAGAAATTTGGCTGTATTACCCAGGGTATCATCCAGCATGAGCTGCTGCACGCACTGGGTTTCTACCATGAACACACCAGGTCTGACCGGGACTATTACGTGACAATCAACTGgcaaaatgttcagaaaagtaCGAATCCTCCTCAGTGCATGGCATGGTCATCAATCCATGTTGATTTGTGTCcagatctgttttttttgtgtcaacaGATTTTGAATTCAACTTCCAGAAACAGGATACGAATAATCAGGACGCTCCGTATGACTACTCCTCAGTGATGCACTACGGAAGGTAATACATTAAAGACaaatgggtcattccatgtcatttggCAAATGGTCCATGCACTTCAGTCCCAAAAAGTTCAGAAACTTTTACCAATGGGCTCTATGCATGCAGGAACATGACGTAATTTCTGCTGAAATGTCAGGAAGCTGTTTACTACCGGCGATCACTGAATGCTACTACTGTGCTATGCTATAGTGACCGAACCGCTCGGTTTAGTCAGTggtgtgcagtcagggtaggcagggtAGGCattgcctacccaagggtgaattgatattttgattatttgttttaattataataaattacaatatagTTATAAATGATAAgttttcaatttccaatagcctacagtacctataagtttgataGTAGCAGCAagtgtgcttttcatagcccaaatgactaaaccgCTATTTCCGGGAACGGCAGAGacactgcacagtctcactgTGCTTTAAGGAAGgagaggccacaccccctcccaaaagcacattgctgctctgcctctggccccatagcttgtttttacatgtttggaCATGCACAggcagttccccaagatgacaaccatttacgtaaaaaggcagttCTCTACGGTGCCTTTgaacgtaaccgcgctatgctaaatgctatacgtaagttcacagtgcattagtaaaTTGATCTAACGtggccgctgctacgttctctagctagtgggtaagataacactacagacaggatgaccaacacctgagttaccagaccttcagcaaaggtaaggtcagaaaattgtattttttacagtgaatggtaggattgactttgtggatgcgcctcattgaggctgttccgagttgttgtttccaacacaaacaatggatgcgctgtcgtgtcatgagatatatcttgatgggaaagtatggaggctatattgaataattgtttatgtttctttaatggtgttttacgatgttgattttgttt encodes:
- the LOC114457502 gene encoding low choriolytic enzyme-like, producing MMRGSVALLFLLLGLCSADPDSVKLPVDVPPTEEISTTILKMNNNTSDFLLEGDIVLPKTRNALKCLNRKFSCLWPKRNGRVEVPYTLDDKYDQTEKADILRAMKGFEWKTCIRFIPRSRQTGYLSIVPRFGCSSLVGYLGDKQMVSLQKFGCITQGIIQHELLHALGFYHEHTRSDRDYYVTINWQNVQKNFEFNFQKQDTNNQDAPYDYSSVMHYGRTAFGARGAETITPYPDSSVSIGQRECLSDIDIYKINRLYNC